In Halobacteriovorax marinus SJ, the following proteins share a genomic window:
- a CDS encoding fumarate reductase/succinate dehydrogenase flavoprotein subunit — protein MKLDAKIPEGELEKKWSNYQDKCKLVNTANKKKFEVIVVGSGLSGAGAAATLAELGYKVNCFCYQDTPRRAHSVAAQGGVNAAKNYQHDGDSVWRMFYDTLKGGDFRSREANVYRLAQLSAPLIDHFTQQGVPFAREYGGVLTNRSFGGVQVQRTFYARGQTGQQLLIAAYSQLSKMVASGGVKMNTREEMLDLVVIDGKARGIITRDLVTGEIKRHSAHAVVLATGGYSRVFRLSTLAIGCNGSAIWAAHKKGAYFAGPSFTQIHPTALPQSSDTQSKLTLMSESLRNDGRIWVPLKKDDSRKPGDIPEEERDYYLERRYPSFGNLCPRDIASRAAKERIDAGHGVGPLKNAVYLDFKHAIAKQGEDKVKDKYGNLFNMYLKITGIDAYKEPMKISPAAHFSMGGLWVDYELMTTINGLYAIGEANYSDHGANRLGANSLLQASIDGYFILPNTINNYLAGELNHDIPTVEHQEFLKAQEVVKEKIDKLMSINGTKTVDDFHRELGAVMWQECAMSRNQKGLEDAIVKIKNIKEEFWKEVSISGSDKELNTELEKGLRLSDFIELAELMCVDALQRDESCGAHFREEFQSAEGEAVRNDEDYSYVSAWEYNNGDFKLHREELEFEFVKPTVRSYK, from the coding sequence ATGAAGTTAGATGCAAAAATTCCCGAGGGAGAACTTGAAAAGAAATGGTCCAACTATCAAGATAAATGCAAACTTGTAAATACTGCCAATAAAAAGAAGTTCGAGGTCATTGTTGTGGGGTCTGGTTTATCTGGCGCCGGAGCAGCGGCAACTCTAGCGGAGCTCGGATATAAGGTAAATTGTTTTTGCTATCAAGATACACCAAGAAGGGCGCACTCTGTAGCAGCTCAAGGTGGTGTGAACGCGGCTAAGAATTATCAGCATGATGGAGATAGTGTCTGGCGTATGTTCTATGACACTCTAAAAGGTGGAGACTTTCGTTCTCGTGAGGCTAATGTTTATCGTTTGGCACAGCTTTCAGCTCCACTAATTGATCACTTTACTCAGCAAGGTGTTCCTTTTGCTAGAGAGTACGGAGGAGTTTTAACGAATAGAAGTTTTGGAGGAGTACAAGTTCAAAGAACTTTCTACGCTAGAGGCCAAACAGGTCAACAACTCTTAATTGCTGCCTACTCTCAGTTATCAAAAATGGTGGCGAGTGGTGGAGTGAAAATGAATACTCGAGAAGAGATGCTTGACCTTGTTGTTATCGATGGAAAGGCGAGAGGAATTATCACTCGAGATTTAGTTACTGGAGAAATTAAGCGCCATAGTGCTCATGCAGTAGTTCTCGCCACAGGGGGATATTCTAGAGTCTTTAGGCTCTCAACTCTAGCGATTGGGTGCAACGGCTCTGCCATTTGGGCCGCTCATAAAAAAGGAGCGTACTTTGCTGGACCTAGCTTTACTCAAATACATCCCACAGCTCTTCCCCAGTCCAGTGATACACAATCTAAATTGACTCTCATGTCAGAGTCTCTTCGAAATGATGGCCGAATTTGGGTACCTTTAAAGAAAGATGACTCGAGAAAGCCTGGAGATATTCCAGAAGAAGAGCGAGATTATTATCTTGAGAGAAGGTATCCTAGTTTTGGAAATCTCTGTCCAAGAGACATTGCTTCAAGGGCGGCTAAAGAGAGAATTGATGCTGGTCATGGAGTCGGACCTCTTAAAAATGCAGTCTATTTAGATTTTAAGCATGCAATTGCCAAACAGGGTGAAGATAAAGTTAAAGATAAGTACGGAAACCTCTTTAATATGTATCTAAAAATCACAGGGATTGATGCTTATAAAGAGCCAATGAAGATTTCTCCTGCCGCTCATTTTTCTATGGGAGGGCTTTGGGTTGATTACGAGCTTATGACAACTATTAATGGTCTCTATGCTATTGGTGAGGCGAATTACTCAGATCATGGGGCCAACAGACTTGGAGCGAACTCACTTCTTCAAGCAAGTATTGATGGTTACTTTATTCTTCCTAATACAATTAATAACTACCTCGCTGGTGAGTTAAATCATGATATTCCGACTGTAGAACATCAAGAATTTTTAAAAGCTCAAGAGGTGGTGAAAGAAAAAATTGATAAACTTATGAGCATCAATGGAACAAAAACAGTTGATGACTTTCATAGAGAGCTTGGTGCAGTCATGTGGCAAGAGTGCGCAATGAGTAGAAATCAAAAAGGATTGGAAGACGCCATTGTTAAAATAAAAAATATTAAAGAAGAGTTTTGGAAAGAAGTAAGTATTTCTGGATCAGATAAAGAGTTGAATACTGAGTTAGAAAAAGGCCTCCGGTTATCAGATTTTATAGAACTGGCAGAACTAATGTGTGTAGACGCTCTTCAAAGAGATGAATCATGTGGAGCACACTTTAGAGAAGAATTTCAAAGTGCAGAGGGAGAAGCTGTTAGAAATGATGAAGACTATAGCTATGTTTCTGCATGGGAATATAATAATGGAGATTTTAAGCTTCATAGAGAAGAGTTAGAATTTGAATTCGTTAAACCTACAGTAAGGTCGTATAAATGA
- a CDS encoding succinate dehydrogenase/fumarate reductase iron-sulfur subunit → MKVKFKIWRQSNKDSKGGFVLYEVDNISEEMSFLEALDALNEKLARKGDSVVAFDHDCREGICGQCGVFINGRAHGPHSNTTTCQLHMRSFKDGETIVVEPWRAKAFPIIKDLVVDRSSFDRIIQSGGFITAKTGTAAEANSILIGKEVADAAMDVAACIGCGACVATCKNSAAALFTSAKISHLNSLPQGKPEANERTLKMAEQMELEDFGHCSFTGSCEVECPENISISNIAKMNFDLLKAKILKK, encoded by the coding sequence ATGAAAGTTAAATTTAAGATATGGAGACAGAGCAATAAAGACTCTAAAGGTGGCTTTGTTTTATATGAAGTTGATAATATTTCAGAAGAGATGTCTTTCTTAGAGGCATTAGATGCGCTTAATGAGAAACTTGCTAGAAAGGGAGACTCTGTCGTTGCATTTGATCACGACTGTAGAGAGGGAATTTGTGGGCAATGTGGCGTTTTCATTAATGGTAGAGCACACGGACCTCATTCTAATACAACGACCTGTCAATTACATATGAGAAGTTTTAAAGATGGTGAAACAATTGTCGTAGAGCCTTGGAGAGCAAAAGCGTTTCCAATTATAAAAGATCTTGTTGTAGATAGAAGCTCATTTGATCGCATTATTCAAAGTGGTGGATTTATTACAGCTAAAACTGGTACAGCTGCTGAGGCCAATTCAATTCTAATAGGAAAAGAAGTTGCAGATGCAGCAATGGATGTTGCTGCATGTATTGGGTGTGGTGCATGTGTTGCGACTTGTAAGAACTCTGCTGCTGCACTCTTTACGTCAGCTAAGATTAGTCATCTAAATTCATTGCCACAAGGTAAGCCTGAGGCAAATGAGAGAACTCTTAAAATGGCGGAACAAATGGAGTTAGAAGATTTTGGGCATTGCTCATTTACGGGTTCTTGTGAAGTTGAATGCCCTGAGAATATCTCAATTTCAAATATTGCAAAGATGAATTTTGATTTACTTAAAGCTAAGATTTTGAAGAAATAG
- a CDS encoding anion permease, with the protein MKNSEVSLPKLAITLVIGLVLWFIPSPEGLEPRAWHLFAIFLSTIIGIILKALPMGSICMTGLAVALFTGTLKLKGEALTGFSNSTIWLIVIAFFIARGFIKTGLGTRIAYFFIYLLGKKTLGLSYGLALTDLILAPVTPSNTARAGGVIFPIMKSLSHSFGSDPHEPSRKKMGEFLTFSCFQVDMITSAMFMTAMAANPLIAQFAGEHGVKITWGSWALAALVPGIISLIIIPLVIYKFFKPEITETPNAKEHAKENLQKMGPMTKSEWTMIAVFLFLIVFWIFGGSLGIASTTTAFGGLAILLITGVLTWDDVKSEKGAWDTLIWFGVLVMMASFLNKLGFIPWFSQFVSKEVSGLAWTTAFPILLGVYFYSHYIFASSTAHVTAMASVFMLVGISVGVPPALMAISLGFFSNLFGCLTHYGSGPAPVFFGSGFVDLGDWWKLGFGLSILNIIIWMTVGGIWWKILGLY; encoded by the coding sequence ATGAAAAATTCAGAAGTTAGCCTACCTAAGCTGGCGATAACTCTAGTGATTGGTCTCGTACTTTGGTTTATTCCTTCTCCCGAAGGCCTGGAACCAAGAGCTTGGCATCTCTTTGCAATCTTCCTCTCAACAATCATCGGAATTATCTTAAAAGCACTTCCAATGGGTTCTATTTGTATGACAGGGCTTGCAGTTGCACTCTTTACCGGAACATTGAAGCTTAAAGGAGAAGCTCTAACAGGTTTTTCAAATAGTACTATTTGGCTCATCGTTATTGCATTCTTCATTGCGAGAGGTTTTATTAAAACGGGGCTTGGAACAAGAATTGCTTACTTCTTCATCTACCTTCTTGGAAAGAAAACTCTTGGACTCTCTTATGGATTAGCCCTTACTGATTTAATTCTAGCACCAGTAACTCCTTCTAATACTGCGAGAGCTGGAGGAGTCATTTTTCCAATCATGAAATCACTCTCACATAGCTTTGGTTCAGACCCGCATGAGCCCTCTAGAAAGAAGATGGGTGAATTTCTGACTTTCAGTTGTTTTCAAGTGGATATGATTACTTCGGCCATGTTCATGACAGCGATGGCAGCGAACCCTCTCATTGCTCAATTTGCAGGAGAACATGGAGTAAAAATCACATGGGGAAGCTGGGCACTGGCCGCTTTAGTTCCAGGGATTATTTCACTTATCATTATCCCACTTGTCATTTATAAATTCTTCAAACCTGAAATTACAGAGACGCCAAACGCAAAAGAGCACGCAAAAGAGAACCTACAAAAAATGGGTCCTATGACTAAATCTGAATGGACAATGATAGCAGTCTTTCTCTTTTTAATTGTTTTTTGGATTTTTGGAGGAAGTTTAGGAATTGCTTCAACAACTACTGCATTTGGTGGACTAGCCATTCTACTCATCACAGGTGTCTTAACTTGGGATGATGTAAAAAGTGAAAAAGGAGCTTGGGATACTCTTATTTGGTTTGGAGTTCTTGTGATGATGGCAAGCTTTCTAAACAAGCTAGGCTTTATTCCATGGTTTAGCCAATTTGTTTCTAAAGAAGTTTCTGGATTAGCATGGACAACGGCTTTTCCAATTTTGCTAGGTGTGTACTTTTACTCTCACTATATTTTTGCATCATCTACTGCCCATGTTACAGCTATGGCATCAGTATTTATGCTCGTAGGTATTAGCGTTGGTGTCCCCCCTGCTCTTATGGCGATTTCATTAGGATTCTTTTCAAATCTTTTTGGATGCTTAACTCACTATGGTTCAGGACCAGCGCCTGTTTTCTTCGGATCCGGGTTTGTTGATCTTGGAGACTGGTGGAAACTTGGTTTTGGACTCTCAATTTTAAATATTATTATCTGGATGACTGTCGGAGGAATCTGGTGGAAAATTCTAGGACTCTACTAG
- a CDS encoding CDP-alcohol phosphatidyltransferase family protein: MDRRPLKVRGATWAKKLAKMLSDLGLTPNAISILSVVFAFLVLFSAKEAHANKLFLILSAALIQLRLICNLLDGMVAVEHGKSKPNGELFNDVPDRFADAFIILGASFYVQKDLFFLTATNVAWIATCLAITTAYIRVLGKSLGTSSYFIGPMAKQHRMFLITVALILEYFLYGTAYAQKVIYFTLVLIAFGSLITIFRRLIIISNDLNKGELR; encoded by the coding sequence ATGGATAGAAGACCTCTAAAGGTTCGAGGCGCGACTTGGGCAAAAAAATTAGCCAAAATGTTATCAGACTTGGGATTAACTCCTAACGCTATTTCAATTTTAAGCGTGGTCTTTGCTTTCTTAGTCTTATTCTCTGCTAAAGAAGCTCATGCAAATAAGCTCTTTCTCATTTTAAGTGCGGCCCTAATCCAGTTGAGATTAATTTGTAATCTACTTGATGGAATGGTTGCTGTTGAACATGGCAAGTCGAAGCCCAATGGCGAATTATTTAATGATGTACCAGATCGATTTGCTGATGCTTTCATTATACTTGGAGCAAGTTTCTATGTTCAAAAAGATCTTTTTTTTCTCACTGCAACTAATGTCGCTTGGATTGCCACATGCTTGGCCATAACTACTGCTTATATTCGTGTACTAGGAAAATCATTGGGGACTAGTTCGTACTTCATTGGGCCGATGGCCAAACAACATAGAATGTTTCTAATAACTGTGGCATTAATTTTAGAGTACTTTCTTTACGGTACGGCCTATGCTCAAAAAGTAATTTACTTCACTTTAGTTCTTATTGCATTTGGAAGTCTCATAACGATCTTTAGAAGATTAATTATCATTTCAAATGATTTAAATAAAGGTGAGTTGAGATGA
- a CDS encoding phosphatidate cytidylyltransferase: MIDSICEITGFTPLFTEVLLGIYGLLVFFTLLFIPWNKVKPSKGMHEIVLRVYSWWAILVLATVMFLLPTSIALVGISLLTFISLREFLTKLSVTKHFRSTLFYIYLAIPIQFYIAKNGTTYSFNSFLPVYMFFLIPIRNILHGEYEKYLEFNGKVFWSVMLIVYGFSNITFLRHQGNIETYGGEQDLLIILIVFLTQINDVLQFLWGKTIGKHKLSPTISPNKTIEGFVGGALTLSLLTFSLSSYLPFDHAGEAALFGFLLSVFGLFGDLNMSAVKRDLGVKDMDDLIPGHGGILDRLDSLSFTLPFTVHYLLLRGYL, from the coding sequence ATGATAGATAGTATTTGCGAAATTACTGGTTTCACTCCGCTCTTTACAGAAGTTCTACTTGGAATCTATGGTCTTTTGGTTTTCTTTACTCTTTTATTTATTCCTTGGAATAAGGTTAAGCCATCCAAGGGAATGCATGAGATTGTTTTGAGAGTTTACTCTTGGTGGGCCATTTTAGTTTTGGCCACAGTGATGTTCTTGCTTCCAACCTCTATTGCACTTGTGGGAATTTCTTTGCTGACATTTATTTCATTGAGAGAGTTCTTAACAAAATTATCGGTAACAAAGCACTTTAGAAGTACTCTCTTTTATATTTACTTAGCAATTCCTATTCAGTTCTACATTGCCAAGAACGGAACTACATATAGCTTTAACTCATTTCTCCCTGTCTATATGTTCTTTTTAATACCGATAAGAAATATTCTCCATGGGGAGTATGAGAAGTACTTAGAATTCAATGGAAAGGTCTTTTGGTCGGTAATGCTTATTGTATATGGGTTTTCAAATATTACATTCTTAAGACATCAGGGAAATATTGAGACATATGGTGGTGAACAAGACTTACTGATTATTCTCATTGTATTTCTAACTCAAATAAATGATGTTCTCCAATTTCTTTGGGGAAAAACTATTGGTAAACATAAGCTAAGTCCAACAATTAGTCCTAATAAAACAATCGAGGGATTTGTTGGAGGAGCACTAACTTTGAGTTTATTAACATTTAGTCTCTCTAGTTATTTACCTTTTGATCATGCTGGTGAAGCTGCGCTATTTGGTTTTTTACTTAGTGTCTTTGGGCTATTTGGTGATTTAAATATGTCTGCAGTTAAGAGAGATCTTGGTGTGAAAGATATGGATGATCTAATCCCAGGGCATGGAGGAATTTTAGATAGACTTGATTCTCTATCGTTTACTTTGCCTTTCACTGTTCATTACTTACTTTTAAGAGGATATTTATAA
- a CDS encoding lysophospholipid acyltransferase family protein: MENLAFIIRVLLFKGILGPFVKIVLGVKFRYDERPCFDQPKIIVANHNSHVDAIAILCSLSIKDLKRVHPVVARDYFYRNSFTKLFAKLCLNSVSVSRSRQFENPLKQCESLLESGHSLIIFPEGTRGNANEMKDFKQGVSILLKKFPNVEFVPAFCEGFGEILPKGQWLVLPSNSFLKIGKSKKVDRSREVSDITNYIRKSILELRY; this comes from the coding sequence ATGGAAAACTTAGCATTTATTATTCGAGTACTACTCTTTAAGGGAATACTAGGACCTTTTGTGAAGATTGTTTTAGGTGTTAAATTTCGTTACGATGAAAGACCTTGCTTTGACCAGCCAAAGATTATCGTCGCTAACCACAATAGTCATGTAGATGCCATTGCAATACTTTGTAGTCTTTCTATTAAAGACTTGAAGAGGGTGCACCCTGTTGTAGCGAGAGATTATTTCTATAGAAATTCATTTACCAAGTTATTTGCCAAGCTTTGTTTGAACTCTGTGTCTGTTTCAAGAAGTCGACAATTTGAGAATCCTTTAAAGCAATGTGAAAGTCTCCTAGAATCTGGTCATTCTCTAATTATTTTCCCAGAGGGGACAAGGGGCAATGCAAATGAAATGAAAGATTTTAAACAAGGCGTTTCTATTCTTTTGAAGAAATTTCCAAATGTTGAATTTGTTCCTGCATTCTGTGAAGGATTTGGTGAGATTCTACCTAAGGGTCAGTGGCTAGTCTTGCCATCTAATTCATTTCTAAAGATAGGTAAAAGTAAGAAGGTTGACCGTAGCCGTGAAGTTTCAGACATTACAAACTATATTAGAAAGTCTATTTTAGAATTAAGGTATTAG
- a CDS encoding NAD-dependent epimerase/dehydratase family protein, translated as MLSKSRKILIIGAAGGLARILTSILSKANPEDEIIGVDSREQVEEFKRDNVQFLKIRYTRGNFEKLFRDNEFHAVYHLARMSHAYSNKSNLAQRLDLNIMGTNRILELALKFDVKKMIILSTYHVYGALSDNPTFISEDSPLKASIKHPELRDVTEMDQLATNWMWKNQHRIETVVLRPCSIIGPQIRNSMSQYLTTKYAPLGIDFNPMFQFIHEFDMANILARSLNEIPTGIYNVAPDEVVSLRKAKELIGLPSLKVPLITLTPMTLAVKKIWNFPDYLIEYIKFSCVIDNSELKKHLKGEFLRFSTKEALELLKLKL; from the coding sequence ATGTTAAGTAAATCTAGAAAGATATTAATCATAGGTGCAGCAGGTGGGTTAGCAAGAATTCTCACAAGCATACTCTCTAAGGCCAACCCTGAAGATGAAATTATTGGAGTGGACTCTAGAGAGCAAGTGGAAGAGTTTAAACGAGATAATGTTCAATTTTTAAAAATTAGATATACTCGTGGAAATTTTGAGAAGCTTTTTAGAGATAATGAATTCCATGCTGTCTATCACCTTGCCAGAATGAGTCACGCCTACTCAAATAAGTCTAACCTTGCCCAGAGACTTGACCTAAATATAATGGGAACAAATAGAATTTTAGAGCTGGCCCTAAAGTTTGATGTAAAGAAGATGATTATCTTAAGCACATATCACGTATACGGAGCTCTTTCTGATAATCCAACTTTCATTAGTGAAGACTCACCTCTTAAGGCAAGTATCAAACATCCTGAACTTAGAGATGTTACAGAGATGGACCAATTGGCCACAAATTGGATGTGGAAGAATCAACATCGAATTGAAACAGTCGTTCTTAGGCCTTGTAGTATTATTGGCCCACAGATTCGAAACTCCATGAGCCAATATTTGACAACAAAGTACGCACCTCTTGGAATTGACTTCAATCCAATGTTTCAATTTATTCATGAATTTGATATGGCAAATATACTTGCGAGATCTCTCAATGAGATCCCTACTGGTATATATAACGTTGCTCCTGATGAAGTCGTAAGCCTTAGAAAGGCAAAAGAGCTCATAGGCCTACCGAGTTTAAAAGTTCCTTTAATTACACTCACTCCAATGACTCTAGCAGTGAAGAAAATATGGAACTTTCCCGACTACTTAATTGAGTATATTAAATTCAGCTGTGTCATTGATAACTCAGAACTGAAGAAACACCTTAAAGGAGAATTTTTAAGATTCTCTACTAAAGAAGCTCTAGAGCTTTTAAAATTAAAACTCTAG
- a CDS encoding lysophospholipid acyltransferase family protein, giving the protein MIKDFLETINLKASAQDKKSFDQVFSKLYSLYGESEDPWGLDLHKAKSSIEYVWPIYKNYFKVRVFGKENVDDRPYMITSNHTGQIAIDGMLISTAFAMEIDPPRILRAMVERFFTGLPFVGTWAAQGGAVLGDRQNCEKLLERNQSVLVFPEGVKGISKSTKDFYKVQNFTRGFFRIALSSGVPILPIAVVGAEEIFPFVYQAKTVAKKLGLPALPLSANYIPLPSPIDIYIGKPYMPPAHLNADSTDKEIDQHIFEIESLIQQMTNDGLKKRRKFWANVK; this is encoded by the coding sequence ATGATTAAAGACTTTTTAGAAACCATAAATTTGAAGGCCAGTGCACAAGACAAGAAGAGTTTTGATCAGGTATTTTCAAAACTGTACTCTCTCTATGGTGAAAGTGAAGACCCTTGGGGACTCGATCTGCATAAGGCCAAATCAAGTATCGAGTATGTCTGGCCAATCTATAAGAACTATTTCAAAGTGAGAGTTTTTGGAAAAGAAAACGTAGATGATAGACCTTATATGATTACCTCAAACCATACAGGTCAAATTGCAATTGATGGAATGCTCATTTCAACAGCATTTGCTATGGAAATTGATCCCCCTAGAATTTTGAGAGCGATGGTCGAGAGATTCTTTACAGGACTTCCCTTTGTCGGAACCTGGGCCGCACAGGGTGGTGCGGTTCTTGGCGATCGTCAAAACTGTGAAAAATTACTAGAGAGAAATCAATCTGTTCTCGTTTTTCCAGAGGGTGTAAAAGGAATATCTAAAAGCACAAAAGATTTTTACAAAGTTCAAAACTTCACTAGAGGATTCTTTAGAATTGCTCTCAGTTCAGGAGTTCCCATTCTTCCAATCGCTGTTGTTGGAGCAGAGGAAATCTTTCCATTTGTTTACCAGGCCAAGACAGTAGCCAAGAAGCTTGGTCTACCTGCACTACCATTAAGTGCGAACTATATTCCACTACCATCGCCTATTGATATCTATATTGGAAAACCCTATATGCCGCCAGCACATTTAAATGCGGACTCCACTGATAAAGAAATAGACCAGCATATTTTTGAAATTGAGAGCCTCATTCAACAAATGACAAATGATGGCTTGAAAAAGAGAAGGAAGTTTTGGGCCAATGTTAAGTAA
- the yihA gene encoding ribosome biogenesis GTP-binding protein YihA/YsxC has product MAFEIARETSTFRYGMSNPEQLEQWLKDNPSAIGLSFVGRSNVGKSSTINTLFGNKIAKVSKTPGRTREINIFSFKLKNDGKIVEDLPEFYFYDLPGYGHAEVSKEMSKNWEILMTTFFQNISLHTLMVNIQDARHPNQKSDQEFHQFLKGFNFETFLLFNKIDKLKKQKERAALNKLKPVLSKEFKWVRQIYFTSAEKKDGIAQVEEAIISYLLRQRELLESM; this is encoded by the coding sequence ATGGCTTTTGAAATTGCGAGAGAAACTTCTACTTTTAGATATGGAATGAGTAATCCTGAACAACTCGAGCAATGGCTAAAGGATAACCCAAGTGCCATCGGTCTAAGCTTTGTGGGTAGATCAAATGTTGGAAAATCCAGCACTATCAATACTCTATTCGGCAATAAAATAGCAAAAGTCTCTAAGACTCCAGGAAGAACTAGAGAGATCAATATCTTTTCTTTCAAGTTAAAGAATGATGGAAAGATTGTTGAGGACCTTCCTGAATTTTACTTCTATGACCTTCCTGGATACGGACATGCTGAAGTATCCAAAGAGATGTCTAAAAACTGGGAAATTCTAATGACAACTTTTTTCCAAAATATTTCTCTCCATACTTTGATGGTAAATATTCAAGACGCTCGTCACCCAAACCAAAAGTCAGACCAAGAATTTCATCAATTCTTAAAAGGCTTTAATTTTGAAACTTTTCTTCTATTTAATAAGATTGATAAATTAAAGAAGCAAAAGGAAAGAGCAGCACTTAACAAGCTTAAGCCGGTACTCTCTAAAGAATTTAAGTGGGTCAGACAAATCTACTTCACATCTGCAGAGAAAAAAGACGGTATTGCTCAAGTAGAAGAAGCAATTATCTCCTATTTATTAAGACAGAGAGAACTATTAGAATCAATGTAA
- a CDS encoding sigma-54-dependent transcriptional regulator — MKAIGQDLQDAVKYYSKFTLTPLYGQDKEIKLNRTHYLIKGTSHDSFEQDNYTLFLPAFNSEEVELSLNWKKFGSGHFFFLESLNEIPFRHNGSLVLSSIISRGDQLDIGHNRLRFDTSTTLQEDEFDLDERIVDSNLNILIEGETGTGKSYLAREVHKRSRRVGPFVHLNLASFSPSLVESEIFGHIKGAFTGAISNKVGALKEANFGTLFLDEIDSLPLELQTKLLLFLDSKTFRAVGSNKEESVDVRIIFASGRNLMSLVEEGTFRKDMYFRISSGSFKRLAPLREDRRKLATLINEFEIKQDCILTRRLREFYLKVDWPGNIRQLMGHLNKKAVLSNGRKVDYDFLDDELMFLPAELKSDLSENTITYRELKLKYFNTVLARVNGDYRSAAKKLDVSINTVKNVLSKAS; from the coding sequence ATGAAGGCAATTGGTCAGGATTTACAAGATGCAGTTAAGTATTATTCAAAATTTACCCTAACTCCACTATATGGACAGGATAAAGAGATTAAGTTGAACCGAACCCATTATCTAATAAAGGGAACGTCTCATGATAGTTTTGAGCAGGATAATTACACATTATTCTTACCTGCTTTTAATAGTGAGGAGGTTGAGCTCTCTCTCAATTGGAAAAAATTTGGGTCTGGTCACTTCTTCTTTCTAGAGAGTTTGAATGAGATTCCATTCAGACACAATGGAAGCTTAGTTTTAAGTTCAATCATCTCTAGAGGAGATCAATTGGATATTGGGCATAATAGACTTCGATTTGATACTTCAACAACCTTGCAGGAAGATGAGTTTGATCTAGACGAAAGAATTGTAGATTCAAATTTAAATATTCTTATTGAGGGGGAAACAGGTACAGGTAAGTCTTATCTTGCAAGGGAAGTTCATAAGCGAAGCAGAAGAGTCGGCCCATTCGTTCATCTAAATCTTGCCTCCTTTTCACCTAGTTTAGTTGAGTCTGAAATTTTTGGTCACATTAAAGGAGCCTTCACAGGTGCAATCTCAAATAAGGTTGGAGCTCTTAAAGAAGCTAACTTTGGAACTTTATTCTTGGATGAGATTGATTCTTTACCCTTAGAGCTACAAACAAAATTATTACTCTTTCTAGACTCGAAAACTTTTAGGGCGGTCGGATCAAATAAGGAAGAATCGGTGGATGTACGAATTATATTTGCTTCTGGGAGAAATTTAATGAGCTTAGTAGAAGAGGGTACATTTAGAAAGGATATGTACTTTAGGATTTCAAGTGGATCATTTAAAAGGCTTGCTCCATTAAGAGAGGATCGCAGAAAGCTTGCGACATTGATTAATGAATTTGAAATTAAGCAAGATTGTATTCTAACTAGAAGGCTTAGAGAGTTTTATTTGAAAGTTGACTGGCCTGGAAATATTCGTCAGTTAATGGGACATTTAAATAAGAAGGCTGTTCTTAGTAATGGGCGAAAAGTAGATTATGATTTTTTAGATGATGAATTAATGTTTTTACCTGCGGAGCTAAAGAGTGATTTATCTGAAAATACGATTACCTATAGAGAGTTAAAACTAAAGTACTTCAACACTGTTCTAGCGCGAGTAAATGGTGATTATAGAAGTGCTGCAAAGAAGCTGGATGTCTCAATTAATACAGTGAAAAATGTTCTTTCGAAAGCGTCCTAA